A window of Oncorhynchus nerka isolate Pitt River linkage group LG4, Oner_Uvic_2.0, whole genome shotgun sequence contains these coding sequences:
- the sgce gene encoding epsilon-sarcoglycan isoform X2, whose product MDTAVVVVWLSMVFIVHVSGFTHNDVIGRNIHVQPNLGLKQRTAIQDVVTILSRSHADRNVYPSAGVLFVHVLEREHFKGEFPPYPKPGDSSNDPITFNTNLMGYPDRPGWLRYIQRTSHSDGVLYGSPTAEHVGKATIIEITAYNRRTFETARHNLVINIMSTEDYPLPYQAEFFIKNMNVEEMLASEVLGDFLGAVKNVWQPERLNAINITSALDRGGRVPLPINNLKEGVYVMVGADVQFSSCLREVENPHNQLRCSQEMEPVISCDKKFRAQFDIDWCKINLVDITKVVTIHSNRPDPGTGVLPDIGEYNPPSESLKSRDFFADFLITLAVPSAVAMVLFTILGYSMCCRREGVIQLVHHSSIQKSTKELRSMSKNREISWPLSTLPVFSQSGEVVPPIHPDNYETTSMPLMQTQTNLQNQIQIPQQQPSGDRDNYCMSTFRRLEVNGIPEERKVAEALNL is encoded by the exons ATGGATACTGCGGTTGTTGTCGTATGGCTTTCTATGG TTTTCATTGTGCATGTATCTGGTTTCACACACAATGATGTGATTGGGAGAAACATCCATGTACAGCCTAATCTGGGTTTGAAGCAGAGAACTGCCATACAAGACG TGGTTACCATCCTGTCGAGGTCGCACGCCGACCGGAACGTCTACCCGTCTGCAGGCGTGCTGTTTGTCCAtgtcctggagagagaacacTTCAAAGGAGAGTTtcccccctatcccaaacctg GGGATTCCAGCAACGACCCCATCACCTTCAACACCAACCTGATGGGCTACCCAGACCGGCCGGGCTGGCTGCGGTACATCCAGAGAACCTCACACAGCGATGGGGTGCTCTACGGATCCCCCACTGCCGAACACGTGGGCAAGGCCACCATCATAGAG ATTACTGCCTATAACAGACGCACTTTCGAAACGGCCCGGCACAACTTGGTCATAAACATCATGTCCACGGAAG ACTACCCACTGCCATACCAGGCAGAGTTCTTCATAAAGAACATGAATGTGGAGGAGATGTTGGCCAGCGAGGTTCTGGGAGACTTCCTTGGCGCAGTGAAGAACGTGTGGCAGCCCGAACGCCTCAACGCCATCAACATCACCTCAGCGCTGGACAGGGGCGGACGTGTTCCCCTGCCCATAAACAACCTCAAAGAGGG tgtgtatgtgatggtgGGGGCAGACGTGCAGTTCTCTTCCTGCCTGAGGGAGGTGGAAAACCCCCACAACCAGCTGCGCTGCAGCCAGGAGATGGAGCCTGTCATCAGCTGTGACAAGAAGTTCAGGGCCCAGTTCGACATTGACTGGTGCAAGATCAACCTG gtgGACATCACCAAGGTGGTCACGATCCACAGTAACCGTCCGGACCCAGGTACAGGGGTTCTGCCTGACATCGGGGAGTACAACCCCCCATCAGAGTCTCTGAAGAGCAGGGACTTCTTTGCCGACTTCCTCATCACGTTGGCAGTGCCCTCGGCCGTGGCCATGGTCCTCTTCACCATCCTGGGTTACTCCATGTGCTGCCGGCGGGAAGGGGT taTCCAGTTAGTACATCACAGCTCCATCCAGAAGTCGACCAAGGAGCTGCGGAGCATGTCTAAGAACAGGGAGATCTCCTGGCCCCTCTCCACCCTGCCTGTCTTCAGCCAAAGTGGGGAGGTGGTGCCCCCCATACACCCAGACAACTACGAGACAACAAGCATGCCGCTGATGCAGACACAGAC AAACCTGCAGAACCAGATTCAGATACCACAGCAACAGCCATCAG GAGATAGAGATAATTATTGTATGTCAACATttcggagactggag GTAAATGGTATTCCTGAGGAGAGGAAAGTGGCTGAAGCACTGAACTTGTGA
- the sgce gene encoding epsilon-sarcoglycan isoform X1, translating into MDTAVVVVWLSMVFIVHVSGFTHNDVIGRNIHVQPNLGLKQRTAIQDVVTILSRSHADRNVYPSAGVLFVHVLEREHFKGEFPPYPKPGDSSNDPITFNTNLMGYPDRPGWLRYIQRTSHSDGVLYGSPTAEHVGKATIIEITAYNRRTFETARHNLVINIMSTEDYPLPYQAEFFIKNMNVEEMLASEVLGDFLGAVKNVWQPERLNAINITSALDRGGRVPLPINNLKEGVYVMVGADVQFSSCLREVENPHNQLRCSQEMEPVISCDKKFRAQFDIDWCKINLVDITKVVTIHSNRPDPGTGVLPDIGEYNPPSESLKSRDFFADFLITLAVPSAVAMVLFTILGYSMCCRREGVDKRNMQTPDIQLVHHSSIQKSTKELRSMSKNREISWPLSTLPVFSQSGEVVPPIHPDNYETTSMPLMQTQTNLQNQIQIPQQQPSGDRDNYCMSTFRRLEVNGIPEERKVAEALNL; encoded by the exons ATGGATACTGCGGTTGTTGTCGTATGGCTTTCTATGG TTTTCATTGTGCATGTATCTGGTTTCACACACAATGATGTGATTGGGAGAAACATCCATGTACAGCCTAATCTGGGTTTGAAGCAGAGAACTGCCATACAAGACG TGGTTACCATCCTGTCGAGGTCGCACGCCGACCGGAACGTCTACCCGTCTGCAGGCGTGCTGTTTGTCCAtgtcctggagagagaacacTTCAAAGGAGAGTTtcccccctatcccaaacctg GGGATTCCAGCAACGACCCCATCACCTTCAACACCAACCTGATGGGCTACCCAGACCGGCCGGGCTGGCTGCGGTACATCCAGAGAACCTCACACAGCGATGGGGTGCTCTACGGATCCCCCACTGCCGAACACGTGGGCAAGGCCACCATCATAGAG ATTACTGCCTATAACAGACGCACTTTCGAAACGGCCCGGCACAACTTGGTCATAAACATCATGTCCACGGAAG ACTACCCACTGCCATACCAGGCAGAGTTCTTCATAAAGAACATGAATGTGGAGGAGATGTTGGCCAGCGAGGTTCTGGGAGACTTCCTTGGCGCAGTGAAGAACGTGTGGCAGCCCGAACGCCTCAACGCCATCAACATCACCTCAGCGCTGGACAGGGGCGGACGTGTTCCCCTGCCCATAAACAACCTCAAAGAGGG tgtgtatgtgatggtgGGGGCAGACGTGCAGTTCTCTTCCTGCCTGAGGGAGGTGGAAAACCCCCACAACCAGCTGCGCTGCAGCCAGGAGATGGAGCCTGTCATCAGCTGTGACAAGAAGTTCAGGGCCCAGTTCGACATTGACTGGTGCAAGATCAACCTG gtgGACATCACCAAGGTGGTCACGATCCACAGTAACCGTCCGGACCCAGGTACAGGGGTTCTGCCTGACATCGGGGAGTACAACCCCCCATCAGAGTCTCTGAAGAGCAGGGACTTCTTTGCCGACTTCCTCATCACGTTGGCAGTGCCCTCGGCCGTGGCCATGGTCCTCTTCACCATCCTGGGTTACTCCATGTGCTGCCGGCGGGAAGGGGT GGATAAAAGAAACATGCAAACACCAGA taTCCAGTTAGTACATCACAGCTCCATCCAGAAGTCGACCAAGGAGCTGCGGAGCATGTCTAAGAACAGGGAGATCTCCTGGCCCCTCTCCACCCTGCCTGTCTTCAGCCAAAGTGGGGAGGTGGTGCCCCCCATACACCCAGACAACTACGAGACAACAAGCATGCCGCTGATGCAGACACAGAC AAACCTGCAGAACCAGATTCAGATACCACAGCAACAGCCATCAG GAGATAGAGATAATTATTGTATGTCAACATttcggagactggag GTAAATGGTATTCCTGAGGAGAGGAAAGTGGCTGAAGCACTGAACTTGTGA
- the sgce gene encoding epsilon-sarcoglycan isoform X3 has translation MDTAVVVVWLSMVFIVHVSGFTHNDVIGRNIHVQPNLGLKQRTAIQDVVTILSRSHADRNVYPSAGVLFVHVLEREHFKGEFPPYPKPGDSSNDPITFNTNLMGYPDRPGWLRYIQRTSHSDGVLYGSPTAEHVGKATIIEITAYNRRTFETARHNLVINIMSTEDYPLPYQAEFFIKNMNVEEMLASEVLGDFLGAVKNVWQPERLNAINITSALDRGGRVPLPINNLKEGVYVMVGADVQFSSCLREVENPHNQLRCSQEMEPVISCDKKFRAQFDIDWCKINLVDITKVVTIHSNRPDPGTGVLPDIGEYNPPSESLKSRDFFADFLITLAVPSAVAMVLFTILGYSMCCRREGVDKRNMQTPDIQLVHHSSIQKSTKELRSMSKNREISWPLSTLPVFSQSGEVVPPIHPDNYETTSMPLMQTQTNLQNQIQIPQQQPSGKWYS, from the exons ATGGATACTGCGGTTGTTGTCGTATGGCTTTCTATGG TTTTCATTGTGCATGTATCTGGTTTCACACACAATGATGTGATTGGGAGAAACATCCATGTACAGCCTAATCTGGGTTTGAAGCAGAGAACTGCCATACAAGACG TGGTTACCATCCTGTCGAGGTCGCACGCCGACCGGAACGTCTACCCGTCTGCAGGCGTGCTGTTTGTCCAtgtcctggagagagaacacTTCAAAGGAGAGTTtcccccctatcccaaacctg GGGATTCCAGCAACGACCCCATCACCTTCAACACCAACCTGATGGGCTACCCAGACCGGCCGGGCTGGCTGCGGTACATCCAGAGAACCTCACACAGCGATGGGGTGCTCTACGGATCCCCCACTGCCGAACACGTGGGCAAGGCCACCATCATAGAG ATTACTGCCTATAACAGACGCACTTTCGAAACGGCCCGGCACAACTTGGTCATAAACATCATGTCCACGGAAG ACTACCCACTGCCATACCAGGCAGAGTTCTTCATAAAGAACATGAATGTGGAGGAGATGTTGGCCAGCGAGGTTCTGGGAGACTTCCTTGGCGCAGTGAAGAACGTGTGGCAGCCCGAACGCCTCAACGCCATCAACATCACCTCAGCGCTGGACAGGGGCGGACGTGTTCCCCTGCCCATAAACAACCTCAAAGAGGG tgtgtatgtgatggtgGGGGCAGACGTGCAGTTCTCTTCCTGCCTGAGGGAGGTGGAAAACCCCCACAACCAGCTGCGCTGCAGCCAGGAGATGGAGCCTGTCATCAGCTGTGACAAGAAGTTCAGGGCCCAGTTCGACATTGACTGGTGCAAGATCAACCTG gtgGACATCACCAAGGTGGTCACGATCCACAGTAACCGTCCGGACCCAGGTACAGGGGTTCTGCCTGACATCGGGGAGTACAACCCCCCATCAGAGTCTCTGAAGAGCAGGGACTTCTTTGCCGACTTCCTCATCACGTTGGCAGTGCCCTCGGCCGTGGCCATGGTCCTCTTCACCATCCTGGGTTACTCCATGTGCTGCCGGCGGGAAGGGGT GGATAAAAGAAACATGCAAACACCAGA taTCCAGTTAGTACATCACAGCTCCATCCAGAAGTCGACCAAGGAGCTGCGGAGCATGTCTAAGAACAGGGAGATCTCCTGGCCCCTCTCCACCCTGCCTGTCTTCAGCCAAAGTGGGGAGGTGGTGCCCCCCATACACCCAGACAACTACGAGACAACAAGCATGCCGCTGATGCAGACACAGAC AAACCTGCAGAACCAGATTCAGATACCACAGCAACAGCCATCAG GTAAATGGTATTCCTGA
- the sgce gene encoding epsilon-sarcoglycan isoform X5, translated as MDTAVVVVWLSMVVTILSRSHADRNVYPSAGVLFVHVLEREHFKGEFPPYPKPGDSSNDPITFNTNLMGYPDRPGWLRYIQRTSHSDGVLYGSPTAEHVGKATIIEITAYNRRTFETARHNLVINIMSTEDYPLPYQAEFFIKNMNVEEMLASEVLGDFLGAVKNVWQPERLNAINITSALDRGGRVPLPINNLKEGVYVMVGADVQFSSCLREVENPHNQLRCSQEMEPVISCDKKFRAQFDIDWCKINLVDITKVVTIHSNRPDPGTGVLPDIGEYNPPSESLKSRDFFADFLITLAVPSAVAMVLFTILGYSMCCRREGVIQLVHHSSIQKSTKELRSMSKNREISWPLSTLPVFSQSGEVVPPIHPDNYETTSMPLMQTQTNLQNQIQIPQQQPSGDRDNYCMSTFRRLEVNGIPEERKVAEALNL; from the exons ATGGATACTGCGGTTGTTGTCGTATGGCTTTCTATGG TGGTTACCATCCTGTCGAGGTCGCACGCCGACCGGAACGTCTACCCGTCTGCAGGCGTGCTGTTTGTCCAtgtcctggagagagaacacTTCAAAGGAGAGTTtcccccctatcccaaacctg GGGATTCCAGCAACGACCCCATCACCTTCAACACCAACCTGATGGGCTACCCAGACCGGCCGGGCTGGCTGCGGTACATCCAGAGAACCTCACACAGCGATGGGGTGCTCTACGGATCCCCCACTGCCGAACACGTGGGCAAGGCCACCATCATAGAG ATTACTGCCTATAACAGACGCACTTTCGAAACGGCCCGGCACAACTTGGTCATAAACATCATGTCCACGGAAG ACTACCCACTGCCATACCAGGCAGAGTTCTTCATAAAGAACATGAATGTGGAGGAGATGTTGGCCAGCGAGGTTCTGGGAGACTTCCTTGGCGCAGTGAAGAACGTGTGGCAGCCCGAACGCCTCAACGCCATCAACATCACCTCAGCGCTGGACAGGGGCGGACGTGTTCCCCTGCCCATAAACAACCTCAAAGAGGG tgtgtatgtgatggtgGGGGCAGACGTGCAGTTCTCTTCCTGCCTGAGGGAGGTGGAAAACCCCCACAACCAGCTGCGCTGCAGCCAGGAGATGGAGCCTGTCATCAGCTGTGACAAGAAGTTCAGGGCCCAGTTCGACATTGACTGGTGCAAGATCAACCTG gtgGACATCACCAAGGTGGTCACGATCCACAGTAACCGTCCGGACCCAGGTACAGGGGTTCTGCCTGACATCGGGGAGTACAACCCCCCATCAGAGTCTCTGAAGAGCAGGGACTTCTTTGCCGACTTCCTCATCACGTTGGCAGTGCCCTCGGCCGTGGCCATGGTCCTCTTCACCATCCTGGGTTACTCCATGTGCTGCCGGCGGGAAGGGGT taTCCAGTTAGTACATCACAGCTCCATCCAGAAGTCGACCAAGGAGCTGCGGAGCATGTCTAAGAACAGGGAGATCTCCTGGCCCCTCTCCACCCTGCCTGTCTTCAGCCAAAGTGGGGAGGTGGTGCCCCCCATACACCCAGACAACTACGAGACAACAAGCATGCCGCTGATGCAGACACAGAC AAACCTGCAGAACCAGATTCAGATACCACAGCAACAGCCATCAG GAGATAGAGATAATTATTGTATGTCAACATttcggagactggag GTAAATGGTATTCCTGAGGAGAGGAAAGTGGCTGAAGCACTGAACTTGTGA
- the sgce gene encoding epsilon-sarcoglycan isoform X4 → MDTAVVVVWLSMVVTILSRSHADRNVYPSAGVLFVHVLEREHFKGEFPPYPKPGDSSNDPITFNTNLMGYPDRPGWLRYIQRTSHSDGVLYGSPTAEHVGKATIIEITAYNRRTFETARHNLVINIMSTEDYPLPYQAEFFIKNMNVEEMLASEVLGDFLGAVKNVWQPERLNAINITSALDRGGRVPLPINNLKEGVYVMVGADVQFSSCLREVENPHNQLRCSQEMEPVISCDKKFRAQFDIDWCKINLVDITKVVTIHSNRPDPGTGVLPDIGEYNPPSESLKSRDFFADFLITLAVPSAVAMVLFTILGYSMCCRREGVDKRNMQTPDIQLVHHSSIQKSTKELRSMSKNREISWPLSTLPVFSQSGEVVPPIHPDNYETTSMPLMQTQTNLQNQIQIPQQQPSGDRDNYCMSTFRRLEVNGIPEERKVAEALNL, encoded by the exons ATGGATACTGCGGTTGTTGTCGTATGGCTTTCTATGG TGGTTACCATCCTGTCGAGGTCGCACGCCGACCGGAACGTCTACCCGTCTGCAGGCGTGCTGTTTGTCCAtgtcctggagagagaacacTTCAAAGGAGAGTTtcccccctatcccaaacctg GGGATTCCAGCAACGACCCCATCACCTTCAACACCAACCTGATGGGCTACCCAGACCGGCCGGGCTGGCTGCGGTACATCCAGAGAACCTCACACAGCGATGGGGTGCTCTACGGATCCCCCACTGCCGAACACGTGGGCAAGGCCACCATCATAGAG ATTACTGCCTATAACAGACGCACTTTCGAAACGGCCCGGCACAACTTGGTCATAAACATCATGTCCACGGAAG ACTACCCACTGCCATACCAGGCAGAGTTCTTCATAAAGAACATGAATGTGGAGGAGATGTTGGCCAGCGAGGTTCTGGGAGACTTCCTTGGCGCAGTGAAGAACGTGTGGCAGCCCGAACGCCTCAACGCCATCAACATCACCTCAGCGCTGGACAGGGGCGGACGTGTTCCCCTGCCCATAAACAACCTCAAAGAGGG tgtgtatgtgatggtgGGGGCAGACGTGCAGTTCTCTTCCTGCCTGAGGGAGGTGGAAAACCCCCACAACCAGCTGCGCTGCAGCCAGGAGATGGAGCCTGTCATCAGCTGTGACAAGAAGTTCAGGGCCCAGTTCGACATTGACTGGTGCAAGATCAACCTG gtgGACATCACCAAGGTGGTCACGATCCACAGTAACCGTCCGGACCCAGGTACAGGGGTTCTGCCTGACATCGGGGAGTACAACCCCCCATCAGAGTCTCTGAAGAGCAGGGACTTCTTTGCCGACTTCCTCATCACGTTGGCAGTGCCCTCGGCCGTGGCCATGGTCCTCTTCACCATCCTGGGTTACTCCATGTGCTGCCGGCGGGAAGGGGT GGATAAAAGAAACATGCAAACACCAGA taTCCAGTTAGTACATCACAGCTCCATCCAGAAGTCGACCAAGGAGCTGCGGAGCATGTCTAAGAACAGGGAGATCTCCTGGCCCCTCTCCACCCTGCCTGTCTTCAGCCAAAGTGGGGAGGTGGTGCCCCCCATACACCCAGACAACTACGAGACAACAAGCATGCCGCTGATGCAGACACAGAC AAACCTGCAGAACCAGATTCAGATACCACAGCAACAGCCATCAG GAGATAGAGATAATTATTGTATGTCAACATttcggagactggag GTAAATGGTATTCCTGAGGAGAGGAAAGTGGCTGAAGCACTGAACTTGTGA